In Bacillus toyonensis BCT-7112, a single window of DNA contains:
- the arcC gene encoding carbamate kinase: MARRKIVVALGGNAIQSGKATAGAQQEALEKTAEQLVKIMENDVDIVIAHGNGPQVGNILLQQKAAETEKTPAMPLDTCGAMSQGMIGYWMENAIEKALKKRNIKKDVATVITRVVVDEKDEAFKNPTKPIGPFYTEEEARRLMEETKAVFKEDAGRGWRRVVPSPKPVSIHEHKVINSLVEDGNIVIAVGGGGIPVIDSEEGLKGTEAVIDKDFAAQKLAELVDADTLVILTAVDHVYVNYNQLNQKKLEHVTVNQLEEYMEEQQFAAGSMLPKIEAAINFVNTNPKRKTIITSLEKVYEALEEKAGTIISKQNVCMYV; this comes from the coding sequence ATGGCACGAAGAAAAATTGTAGTTGCACTAGGGGGAAATGCGATACAGTCTGGAAAAGCTACTGCGGGAGCACAGCAAGAAGCGTTAGAAAAAACAGCGGAACAACTTGTGAAAATAATGGAAAATGATGTAGATATAGTAATTGCGCATGGAAATGGTCCACAAGTGGGAAATATTTTATTACAGCAAAAAGCTGCAGAAACGGAAAAGACACCTGCAATGCCATTAGATACTTGTGGTGCAATGAGCCAAGGGATGATTGGATATTGGATGGAAAATGCGATTGAAAAGGCATTGAAAAAAAGGAATATAAAAAAAGACGTAGCAACGGTTATAACACGCGTTGTCGTGGATGAAAAAGATGAGGCATTTAAAAATCCAACTAAACCAATTGGTCCTTTTTATACAGAAGAAGAGGCCAGAAGATTAATGGAAGAAACAAAAGCAGTGTTTAAAGAAGATGCTGGCAGAGGGTGGAGACGTGTTGTTCCATCACCGAAGCCTGTAAGTATTCATGAACATAAAGTAATTAATTCTTTAGTTGAGGATGGAAATATAGTGATAGCTGTTGGTGGTGGTGGAATTCCAGTAATTGATTCTGAAGAAGGGTTAAAAGGAACTGAAGCGGTTATCGATAAAGATTTCGCTGCGCAGAAATTAGCTGAATTAGTAGATGCCGATACGCTCGTAATTTTAACTGCAGTTGATCATGTGTATGTAAATTATAATCAACTGAATCAAAAGAAATTAGAGCATGTCACAGTGAATCAATTAGAAGAATACATGGAAGAACAACAATTTGCTGCGGGAAGTATGCTTCCAAAAATTGAAGCTGCTATTAATTTTGTTAATACAAATCCAAAAAGAAAAACAATTATTACGTCTTTAGAAAAAGTATATGAAGCACTAGAAGAAAAAGCTGGTACTATTATTTCTAAACAGAATGTATGCATGTATGTTTAA
- a CDS encoding Crp/Fnr family transcriptional regulator, which produces MNRRNVVKDLKQFELFAHLTEKKLKGLTEFVYWRTYKKGQFLFLEGDSRERIYFMLDGFVKLERVNQSGNLLYDDYVKRYSIFPYGGMFTDRGYNYTAEAMTDVEVYYIPTVIFEDMVKSSRTQLMYVVQQLSSILKLNENRVQNITIPNAQDRVIQTLNYLMQDLGEQSGETIVISCPLTTIEISKISGTSRETVSGVLKQLKNDSIVTILDKKITIHNPTYFEEISM; this is translated from the coding sequence ATGAATAGACGGAACGTAGTTAAAGATTTAAAGCAATTTGAATTATTTGCTCATTTAACAGAAAAGAAATTGAAAGGTTTGACGGAGTTTGTCTATTGGCGAACTTATAAAAAGGGTCAATTTTTATTTTTAGAAGGGGATTCAAGAGAAAGAATTTACTTCATGTTAGATGGTTTTGTAAAGTTAGAGCGGGTAAATCAAAGTGGAAATTTATTATATGATGACTATGTAAAGCGGTATTCTATTTTTCCTTATGGTGGTATGTTTACAGACAGAGGATATAACTATACGGCAGAAGCGATGACAGATGTAGAGGTATATTATATTCCGACAGTAATTTTTGAAGATATGGTGAAATCTAGTAGGACGCAATTAATGTACGTTGTTCAGCAATTATCATCAATATTAAAACTAAACGAAAATCGAGTGCAAAACATTACAATTCCTAATGCACAAGATCGAGTCATTCAAACATTAAATTATTTAATGCAAGATTTAGGAGAACAGAGTGGCGAAACGATTGTAATTTCATGCCCACTTACAACAATTGAAATATCGAAAATATCTGGTACGTCTCGAGAGACGGTTAGCGGCGTATTAAAACAATTAAAAAACGATAGTATTGTTACAATTCTGGATAAAAAAATTACAATACATAATCCAACATATTTTGAGGAAATCTCTATGTGA
- a CDS encoding FAD-binding oxidoreductase, translated as MKQTKLTGRIVVPSDPDYDVARMNLNLSIPKLPCIIVFCQNKNDVCNALKWARERHIPFRLRSGRHSYENFSLLNRGLIIDVSEMHRITVNTNKLTVTIEAGANLGTVYKELWNYGVTIPAGTSASVGIVGLTLGGGIGMLSRLFGLTCDQLVEVEMVQACGKLSAKIIRANEQENPNLFWACRGGGGGNFGIVTSLTFRVHPIKNVSIFSITWEWEDFIAAFQAWQNWAPYIDERLTSSIELFAKRQNKVEAQGEFVGSPSELHSLLSPLLETGTPSLFIDEVPYIKAIEFFNSGNIPENFKRSGSYVYKPIPLKGIQIMQYFLSHAPNKDASIWHQSLVGAVENISPTETAYFHRKAIIAQEYITSWKCDDEENRNIRWVKDLRENLDPYTLGDYVNWPDIDIKNWQTSYYGSNFQRLRKVKTIYDPCNVFRFQQSIPPFHT; from the coding sequence TTGAAACAAACAAAATTAACAGGTCGTATCGTTGTTCCCTCAGATCCTGACTATGACGTAGCCCGAATGAATTTAAATTTAAGTATTCCAAAACTCCCTTGTATTATTGTTTTTTGCCAAAATAAAAATGATGTGTGTAATGCCTTAAAATGGGCACGTGAACGTCATATACCATTTCGCTTAAGAAGCGGACGTCATAGCTATGAAAATTTTTCTCTTTTAAATAGAGGACTTATTATTGATGTGAGTGAAATGCATCGCATTACTGTTAATACAAATAAATTAACAGTAACAATTGAAGCTGGTGCAAATCTTGGCACGGTTTATAAAGAGCTTTGGAATTATGGTGTTACAATACCGGCTGGTACAAGTGCAAGTGTTGGAATTGTTGGATTAACACTTGGTGGTGGTATCGGTATGCTTTCACGCTTATTTGGATTAACATGTGATCAATTAGTAGAAGTTGAAATGGTACAAGCATGCGGTAAATTGAGCGCAAAAATCATTCGTGCAAACGAACAAGAAAACCCTAACTTGTTTTGGGCGTGCCGCGGCGGTGGTGGTGGAAACTTCGGAATTGTTACTTCTTTAACTTTTCGAGTACATCCTATAAAAAATGTATCAATCTTCTCCATCACATGGGAATGGGAAGATTTTATCGCTGCATTTCAAGCTTGGCAAAACTGGGCGCCTTATATAGACGAACGTCTCACTTCATCAATTGAATTATTCGCAAAGCGACAAAATAAAGTTGAGGCACAAGGTGAGTTTGTTGGCTCTCCCTCTGAACTCCATTCCTTATTATCACCTCTTCTTGAAACTGGTACCCCCTCTCTCTTTATAGATGAAGTTCCTTATATAAAGGCTATTGAATTTTTTAACAGTGGCAACATCCCTGAAAACTTCAAGCGCTCCGGTTCCTACGTATATAAACCTATCCCTCTTAAAGGCATTCAGATTATGCAATATTTTCTTTCTCATGCACCAAATAAAGATGCGAGTATTTGGCACCAATCGCTCGTAGGTGCTGTGGAAAATATTTCGCCTACTGAAACAGCTTATTTCCATCGCAAAGCAATTATTGCGCAAGAATACATTACCTCTTGGAAATGCGATGATGAAGAAAATCGAAATATACGCTGGGTTAAAGATTTAAGAGAAAACTTAGATCCTTATACGCTAGGTGATTATGTCAATTGGCCCGATATCGACATTAAAAATTGGCAAACTAGTTACTATGGTTCTAACTTTCAAAGATTACGTAAAGTGAAAACCATATATGATCCTTGCAATGTTTTTCGTTTTCAACAAAGTATCCCACCCTTTCATACGTAA
- a CDS encoding glycoside hydrolase family 13 protein — MNKTWWKEAVAYQIYPRSFMDSNGDGIGDLQGIIAKLDYLKDLGIDVIWICPMYKSPNDDNGYDISDYQDIMDEFGTMADFDALLDEVHKRDMKLIIDLVINHTSDEHPWFIESRSSKDNPKRDWYIWHDGKDGAEPNNWESIFNGSAWEYDEVTEQYYLHLFSRKQPDLNWENKEVREVLYDTVNWWLDKGIDGFRVDAISHIKKEDGFNDMPNPKGLKYVPSFDKHMNVDGIQPLLEELKENTFSKYDIMTVGEANGVKIEDAELWVGEEQGKFNMVFQFEHLSLWDAEKKKDLDVVGLKKVLTKWQKGLENKGWNALYIENHDKPRIVSTWGDDKQYWRESATALGAMYFFMHGTPFIYQGQEIGMTNVQLPNIEDYDDVAIKNLYREKIAEGVSHQDMMEIIWASCRDNSRTPMQWNDEMNAGFTTNAPWFGMNPNYEEINVEKQKNDEKSIFNFYKTMIALKKEHDVLNYGTYDLLLEDDPQIYAYTRTLQDEKVIVISNISKEEAVYNEPLFALERKRLLLNNYEVAEHEQLTTITLKPYETRVYRIS; from the coding sequence ATGAATAAGACATGGTGGAAAGAAGCAGTTGCTTATCAAATTTATCCACGAAGCTTTATGGATTCAAATGGTGATGGTATTGGAGATTTACAAGGTATTATTGCAAAGCTGGATTATTTAAAAGATTTAGGTATAGATGTAATTTGGATTTGTCCAATGTATAAGTCTCCCAATGATGATAATGGTTATGATATTAGTGATTATCAAGATATTATGGATGAGTTTGGTACAATGGCGGATTTTGATGCTTTATTAGATGAAGTTCATAAGCGTGACATGAAGCTTATTATTGATTTAGTTATTAATCATACAAGTGATGAACATCCATGGTTTATTGAATCTCGTTCATCTAAAGACAATCCGAAGCGTGATTGGTACATTTGGCATGATGGTAAAGATGGTGCGGAACCAAACAACTGGGAAAGTATTTTTAATGGTTCGGCATGGGAATATGATGAAGTAACAGAACAATATTATTTACATTTATTCTCACGTAAACAACCAGATTTAAACTGGGAGAATAAAGAAGTTCGTGAAGTGTTATACGATACAGTTAATTGGTGGCTTGATAAGGGAATTGATGGTTTCCGTGTTGATGCAATTAGCCATATTAAAAAAGAAGATGGCTTCAACGATATGCCAAATCCAAAAGGATTAAAATATGTACCATCTTTTGATAAACATATGAATGTGGATGGTATTCAACCTTTATTAGAAGAGTTAAAAGAAAATACATTTTCTAAGTACGATATTATGACTGTTGGTGAAGCGAATGGCGTTAAGATTGAAGATGCTGAGCTTTGGGTTGGAGAAGAGCAAGGTAAATTCAATATGGTATTCCAGTTTGAACATTTAAGCTTATGGGATGCAGAAAAGAAGAAAGACCTTGATGTTGTAGGATTGAAAAAGGTATTAACGAAATGGCAAAAAGGATTAGAGAATAAAGGATGGAATGCTTTATATATCGAGAATCACGATAAGCCACGTATCGTTTCAACGTGGGGAGATGATAAACAATATTGGCGTGAAAGTGCAACAGCTCTAGGAGCGATGTATTTCTTTATGCACGGTACACCGTTTATTTATCAAGGACAAGAAATTGGTATGACAAATGTTCAGTTACCAAATATTGAAGATTACGATGATGTAGCAATTAAAAATTTATATCGAGAGAAAATTGCAGAAGGCGTATCACATCAAGATATGATGGAAATTATATGGGCCTCTTGCCGTGATAATTCACGTACACCTATGCAGTGGAACGATGAGATGAATGCTGGTTTCACAACAAATGCACCTTGGTTTGGCATGAATCCAAATTACGAAGAAATTAATGTTGAAAAGCAAAAAAATGACGAAAAGTCTATTTTCAATTTCTATAAGACAATGATTGCCTTGAAAAAAGAGCACGATGTATTGAATTATGGTACGTACGATTTACTTTTAGAGGACGATCCACAAATTTATGCATATACACGTACGTTACAGGATGAAAAAGTCATTGTAATTAGTAATATCTCAAAAGAGGAAGCTGTGTATAATGAGCCTTTATTCGCACTAGAACGCAAACGTTTGCTTTTAAATAACTATGAAGTTGCGGAACATGAACAATTAACTACAATCACGTTAAAACCTTATGAAACAAGGGTTTATCGCATTTCATAA